Genomic segment of Larimichthys crocea isolate SSNF unplaced genomic scaffold, L_crocea_2.0 scaffold38237, whole genome shotgun sequence:
agagataaactacaggacaTTCTGAAGTACCAATGGACAAACATCTCACATCTGACAGTGACTAATAATGatgtccatgtttcactgtcaggaccagaaccagagcccaagaccagagctgagttcttaaaatattcacgtgagctcacactggatccaaacacagtaaacacaaggctgttattatctgaggggaacagaaaagcaACAGTAATGAAACACCATCAGTCTTATTCTtgtcacccagacagattcacttaTTGGTGGCAGGTTCTgagtagagagagactgactggacgttgttactgggaggtggagtgcaCAGAGGCAGGAGTTTTTATAGCAGCCACATACAATAGTATCAGCAGAATAGGGAACTCAGATGAATGTGTATTTGGACAGAATGACAAGTCTTGGGCATTAAGATGTGAAAAGGACAATTATAGTTTTTATTACAACAGTGTCCAAACTCCTGTCTCAGGTCctcggtcctccagagttggagtgtacctggatcacagtgcaggtattctgtccttc
This window contains:
- the LOC113745042 gene encoding tripartite motif-containing protein 16-like protein codes for the protein PKTRAEFLKYSRELTLDPNTVNTRLLLSEGNRKATVMKHHQSYSCHPDRFTYWWQVLSRERLTGRCYWEVECTEAGVFIAATYNSISRIGNSDECVFGQNDKSWALRCEKDNYSFYYNSVQTPVSGPRSSRVGVYLDHSAGILSFYSVSETMTLLHRVQITFTQPLYAGLYIYSGITAELCEVK